The Phycisphaerales bacterium genome includes a region encoding these proteins:
- a CDS encoding diguanylate cyclase has protein sequence MRANPADVCIIEDDTAQRALLFRRLIEQQFSVVEAEDAESGLRQIRQHHPRVVLCDLLLPGMSGTGLCREVRSDPALDGTYIIVLTMCEIVDAKHEALNAGADDYLLKPYDPSELLARLRNGLRISHLQERLRRAALTDALTGLWNHAQFRELLDREFSRTRRYGGAASLLMLDLDLFKSVNDSFGHEVGNRVIEATARHLRQMVRETDIVARYGGEEFAVVCPATSLEDASQLAERIRVTLPDQVRVRGCEQLRLTASIGVAATTDPQAQTVTDLINLADSALYVGKHGGRNRVVRCDELKETPAAEVVDCNEVDRLRKQIHSLSMQAKELCLQSIWALVQALEARDPFTAWHSRNTMAYAQDMAVAAGLSKNMQEAIANAAMLHDLGKIGVPDQILQSVAPLTEAQTTIIRQVPQLTCRIIEPLRVFETETVIVRHLRERFDGSGYPNGLAGRAIPIGSRLLAVAETFDALTSARAHRPSRSMRAALRVIQAEAGRQFDPEYTTLLAQVLADHHESWRERIEQARVALSAVQGEFQPVLDTHSAAAARRTHDWN, from the coding sequence ATGCGCGCGAATCCTGCTGATGTCTGCATCATCGAAGACGACACAGCGCAGCGCGCGCTGCTGTTTCGGCGGCTGATCGAACAGCAGTTCAGCGTCGTCGAGGCGGAAGACGCCGAGTCCGGGTTGCGGCAGATTCGCCAGCATCACCCGCGGGTCGTGCTCTGTGACCTGCTGCTGCCGGGGATGAGCGGCACCGGGCTGTGCCGGGAGGTCCGGTCGGACCCGGCACTTGACGGCACCTACATCATCGTGCTGACCATGTGCGAGATTGTCGATGCGAAGCACGAGGCGCTCAACGCGGGGGCCGATGACTACCTGCTCAAGCCGTACGATCCGAGCGAGTTGCTGGCGCGGCTGCGGAACGGACTGCGCATCAGCCACCTGCAGGAGCGACTCCGGCGGGCCGCACTGACGGATGCCTTGACAGGACTCTGGAACCACGCCCAGTTTCGTGAATTGCTGGACCGCGAATTCTCGCGTACGCGCCGGTATGGCGGGGCGGCCTCGTTGCTGATGCTGGATCTCGACTTGTTCAAGTCGGTGAATGACAGCTTCGGTCACGAGGTGGGGAATCGTGTCATCGAAGCCACGGCTCGGCACCTGCGGCAGATGGTGCGCGAGACCGACATCGTCGCACGCTACGGTGGGGAGGAATTCGCGGTGGTCTGCCCCGCGACGTCGCTCGAGGACGCGAGCCAACTGGCTGAACGCATCCGCGTGACGCTGCCGGACCAGGTGCGCGTACGGGGGTGCGAGCAGCTCCGGCTCACGGCCTCCATTGGCGTGGCCGCCACGACGGACCCACAGGCACAGACGGTCACGGACCTGATCAACCTCGCGGATAGCGCGCTGTACGTCGGCAAGCATGGCGGGCGCAACCGGGTCGTACGGTGTGATGAGTTGAAGGAAACACCCGCCGCGGAGGTGGTGGACTGCAATGAAGTCGATCGGCTTCGCAAGCAGATTCACAGTCTGAGCATGCAGGCGAAGGAGTTGTGCTTGCAGAGCATCTGGGCCCTGGTGCAGGCGCTTGAGGCCCGTGACCCGTTCACGGCGTGGCACTCACGCAACACGATGGCGTACGCTCAGGACATGGCCGTGGCGGCCGGGCTTTCGAAGAACATGCAGGAGGCGATCGCGAACGCCGCGATGCTGCACGATCTCGGCAAGATCGGGGTCCCCGACCAGATTCTCCAGAGTGTGGCGCCGCTGACCGAGGCCCAGACCACGATCATCCGCCAGGTCCCGCAACTCACGTGCCGCATCATCGAGCCGCTGCGGGTCTTCGAGACGGAGACGGTGATTGTGCGCCATCTCCGTGAGCGATTCGATGGCAGTGGTTATCCGAACGGGCTGGCCGGTCGTGCGATCCCGATCGGGTCACGGCTGCTCGCTGTGGCCGAGACTTTCGATGCCCTCACCAGCGCGCGGGCCCACCGGCCGAGCCGCAGCATGCGCGCCGCGCTGCGGGTCATCCAGGCCGAAGCCGGGCGGCAGTTCGACCCCGAGTACACCACCCTGTTGGCGCAGGTGCTCGCGGACCATCACGAGTCCTGGCGCGAGCGCATCGAGCAGGCACGCGTTGCCCTGAGTGCCGTCCAGGGGGAATTCCAGCCGGTATTGGACACGCACAGCGCTGCGGCCGCGCGGCGGACGCACGACTGGAACTGA
- a CDS encoding DUF2817 domain-containing protein, with product MKVRCHAPLVLLSWLVVLPGCVTPQPAERRPPPVAPTRPPTVVAPPNSVVEVGRSHAGTPIVLEIIGDGPARILILGGIHGNEPTSATVAVALAEHLRHRPDLWEVATVGILAEANPDGLARRSRWNARGVDLNRNFPARNWRVGRGERAGGTPGSEPETQAVLAAVARLEPQRIVSLHSIVGGRECNNYDGPAVGLARRMSRLNGYPPAASIGYPTPGSFGTWAGVDRGIPTVTLELPRAATHEEVWPANRDALIAFIRGEEEEA from the coding sequence TTGAAGGTCCGGTGCCACGCACCACTCGTGCTTTTGTCATGGCTGGTTGTCCTGCCGGGCTGCGTGACGCCCCAGCCGGCTGAGCGTCGCCCTCCACCCGTGGCGCCAACCCGCCCGCCGACGGTGGTGGCCCCGCCCAACTCGGTTGTTGAGGTCGGCCGTTCGCACGCGGGCACGCCGATCGTACTGGAGATCATCGGGGATGGCCCCGCGCGGATCTTGATTTTGGGTGGTATTCATGGCAACGAACCGACGAGCGCGACCGTTGCGGTAGCGCTGGCGGAACACCTCCGGCATAGGCCTGACCTGTGGGAAGTCGCGACGGTGGGCATCCTGGCCGAAGCGAATCCCGACGGTCTGGCGCGGCGTTCGCGGTGGAATGCTCGAGGCGTCGATCTCAACCGCAACTTTCCGGCCCGCAACTGGCGGGTGGGTCGCGGGGAACGCGCCGGCGGCACCCCGGGCTCGGAGCCGGAGACGCAGGCCGTTCTTGCGGCGGTCGCGCGCCTGGAGCCGCAGCGCATCGTCTCCCTGCACTCGATCGTGGGTGGTCGTGAGTGCAATAACTACGACGGACCGGCGGTGGGTCTGGCGCGGCGCATGAGTCGCCTGAATGGCTATCCGCCGGCAGCGAGCATCGGCTATCCGACTCCCGGGAGCTTCGGGACGTGGGCGGGCGTCGATCGCGGGATTCCCACGGTGACGCTCGAACTGCCGCGCGCGGCTACGCACGAGGAGGTGTGGCCGGCGAACCGTGATGCGTTGATCGCGTTCATCCGGGGCGAAGAGGAGGAGGCGTAG
- the cls gene encoding cardiolipin synthase, producing the protein MGTFGWLTEFTFLTHWALVLILTVRIVAKRHPVSVSLAWFLILFFVPYIGAIAYLVIGEHRLGARRAARAQALAERSSERIRHLDDAAPLDPATLGPTQAALQNQGRIAVGFPAVGGNALELIGDCEKTLHSIIADIDAARHTCHIVMYIWSEGGLADDVAEALLRAATRGVACRLLLDDVGSNAFLNSARADRLRAGGVQIVAALPVGVIRALFVRVDLRVHRKIIVIDGRVAYTGSMNIADARFFKVHAGVGPWVDAMVRIEGPAVMALGLAFLLDWELETGESVETLVAQGVMPTCTPCGSSIVQVVPSGPGPAPDAIHEMLMTTLYAARRELVMTTPYFVPDESTLTAMASAAHRGVEVTIVVPARIDSRLAQYAGCSHYDTLLSAGVRICQYRSGLLHAKTISVDGEIGLIGSMNLDMRSLWLDFEVTLFVYDHDFTTRLRLLQAQYIAEGDPLDLAAWRRRLLRQKCAENVARLASPLL; encoded by the coding sequence ATGGGGACATTCGGCTGGCTGACCGAATTCACGTTCCTGACGCACTGGGCGCTGGTGCTGATCCTGACGGTCCGCATTGTCGCGAAGCGTCACCCCGTTAGCGTCTCGCTGGCGTGGTTCCTGATCCTCTTCTTCGTTCCCTACATCGGTGCCATCGCCTATCTCGTCATCGGCGAACACCGCCTGGGCGCCCGCCGCGCGGCCCGGGCCCAGGCACTCGCCGAACGGTCTTCCGAGCGGATCCGGCACCTCGACGATGCCGCCCCGCTCGATCCGGCCACGCTCGGCCCCACCCAGGCCGCTTTACAGAACCAGGGGCGCATCGCCGTCGGGTTCCCGGCTGTGGGGGGGAACGCGCTGGAATTGATCGGCGATTGCGAGAAGACGCTGCACAGCATCATCGCCGACATCGATGCCGCCCGGCACACCTGTCACATCGTGATGTACATCTGGAGCGAGGGCGGTCTGGCCGATGACGTGGCTGAAGCGCTGCTGCGCGCCGCGACCCGGGGAGTGGCCTGCCGCCTTCTGCTCGACGACGTTGGCAGCAACGCATTTCTGAACAGCGCCCGAGCCGACCGACTGCGCGCCGGCGGGGTGCAGATCGTCGCCGCACTACCCGTAGGCGTCATCCGCGCACTCTTCGTCCGGGTCGACCTGCGGGTGCACCGCAAGATCATCGTGATCGACGGCCGTGTCGCCTACACCGGCAGCATGAACATCGCCGACGCTCGTTTTTTCAAGGTGCATGCGGGTGTCGGACCCTGGGTCGACGCCATGGTCCGCATCGAGGGGCCCGCGGTCATGGCGCTCGGACTGGCTTTCCTGCTCGACTGGGAACTGGAAACCGGCGAGAGCGTTGAGACCCTGGTCGCACAGGGTGTCATGCCGACGTGCACACCCTGCGGTTCTTCCATCGTGCAGGTCGTCCCCTCAGGCCCCGGACCCGCGCCGGACGCAATCCATGAAATGCTCATGACTACCCTCTACGCCGCACGCCGTGAGCTGGTCATGACCACCCCCTATTTCGTACCCGACGAGTCCACCCTCACCGCGATGGCCTCCGCCGCCCACCGTGGTGTCGAAGTCACGATCGTCGTTCCCGCGCGCATCGACAGCCGACTTGCGCAATACGCCGGCTGTTCACACTACGACACACTGCTCTCCGCAGGCGTGCGGATCTGCCAGTATCGCAGCGGCCTGTTGCACGCGAAGACCATCTCGGTCGACGGCGAGATCGGCCTGATCGGCTCCATGAACCTGGATATGCGCAGTCTCTGGCTCGACTTTGAGGTCACGCTCTTCGTCTACGACCATGACTTCACGACCCGGTTGCGGCTGCTGCAGGCCCAGTACATCGCGGAAGGCGATCCGCTGGACCTCGCGGCCTGGCGCCGCCGCCTGCTCCGTCAGAAATGCGCCGAAAACGTCGCCCGCCTCGCCAGCCCGCTCCTCTGA
- the msrA gene encoding peptide-methionine (S)-S-oxide reductase MsrA: protein MQTETATFAAGCFWGVEHRFRQVPGVLATRVGYIGGHVENPTYKQVCSDTTGHAEAVEIVFDPGKVTYAELVDLFFTLHDPTQRNRQGPDIGSQYRSAVFYHSPAQQAAAMEAKERLAGSGRFSRPIVTELVPTANFYPAEDYHQQYLEKRGVAACPSSGGH from the coding sequence ATGCAGACGGAAACGGCGACATTTGCAGCGGGGTGCTTCTGGGGGGTTGAGCACCGCTTCCGACAGGTTCCGGGCGTTCTTGCCACACGGGTGGGGTATATCGGCGGCCACGTCGAGAACCCAACGTACAAGCAGGTTTGCAGTGATACCACCGGCCACGCCGAGGCCGTGGAGATCGTATTCGATCCCGGAAAGGTAACTTACGCCGAATTGGTGGACCTCTTCTTCACGCTGCACGATCCAACCCAGCGCAATCGGCAGGGGCCCGACATCGGTTCCCAGTACCGTTCGGCTGTGTTCTATCATTCGCCCGCCCAGCAGGCGGCAGCAATGGAGGCCAAGGAGCGGCTGGCCGGGTCCGGCCGGTTCAGCCGCCCGATCGTGACCGAGTTGGTACCGACGGCGAACTTTTACCCGGCCGAGGACTACCACCAGCAATACCTTGAGAAGCGCGGCGTGGCGGCCTGTCCGTCGTCTGGTGGGCACTGA
- the groL gene encoding chaperonin GroEL (60 kDa chaperone family; promotes refolding of misfolded polypeptides especially under stressful conditions; forms two stacked rings of heptamers to form a barrel-shaped 14mer; ends can be capped by GroES; misfolded proteins enter the barrel where they are refolded when GroES binds) has product MAVKTLAFEQEAHKAILAGVEKLASAVKSTYGPRGRNAVLDKGWGGPTVTKDGVTVAEEIELHNKFENMGAQLVKEAASKTSDVAGDGTTAATVLAEAIYREGLRAVTAGYDSNGINRGIEKAVRAVVEELKKLARPVKLDSKDNADVINIASISANNDRTIGEILADCFSKVGKDGVITVEEGKSLETTVDVVEGMQFDRGYLSPHFITHPDEMEVHLDKAFVLVYEDKISSVTKLVPLLEKVAKAKKPLLIIAEDVEGEALATLVVNKLRGILQIAAVKAPGYGDRRKAMLEDIAILTGAKPIFKDLGIELDHVEIADLGQAKKIRIDNDNTTVIEGAGQSGAIQGRIAQIRREIEQTTSDYDREKLQERLAKLAGGVAQINVGAASEAELKEKKARVEDALHATRAAIEEGVVPGGGVALLRVRTALDNVRVKGDDEKVGVRIIRDVMTAPIRQIARNAGYEAAVVQKKVETNSNANFGFNALTGEYQDLMKAGVIDPVKVVRSSLENGSSVARILLSSVCLIAEAPKKKGKGGHGHGHDHGGMDDDDMGGMGGMGGMGGMGGMGGMGMM; this is encoded by the coding sequence ATGGCGGTCAAGACACTCGCGTTCGAGCAGGAGGCACACAAGGCCATTCTGGCTGGTGTGGAGAAGCTCGCCTCGGCGGTCAAGAGCACGTATGGCCCCCGTGGCCGCAATGCCGTGCTCGACAAGGGGTGGGGTGGCCCGACGGTGACGAAGGATGGCGTCACGGTGGCCGAAGAGATCGAGCTGCACAACAAGTTTGAGAACATGGGCGCCCAGCTCGTGAAAGAGGCGGCCAGCAAAACGAGCGATGTAGCCGGGGATGGCACGACGGCGGCCACCGTACTGGCGGAGGCGATTTACCGGGAGGGATTGCGGGCGGTGACCGCCGGCTACGACTCGAACGGGATCAATCGCGGCATTGAGAAGGCCGTGCGGGCCGTGGTGGAGGAGTTGAAGAAGCTGGCCCGGCCGGTGAAGCTCGACTCGAAGGACAACGCAGACGTGATCAATATCGCGTCGATCTCGGCGAATAACGACCGTACGATCGGCGAGATCCTGGCCGATTGCTTCTCGAAGGTGGGGAAGGACGGGGTGATTACGGTCGAGGAAGGTAAGAGTCTCGAAACGACCGTGGACGTGGTCGAGGGTATGCAGTTCGACCGCGGCTACCTGAGTCCGCACTTCATCACGCACCCGGACGAGATGGAGGTTCATCTCGACAAGGCGTTTGTACTGGTTTACGAAGACAAGATCAGTAGCGTGACCAAGCTGGTCCCCTTGCTGGAGAAGGTGGCGAAAGCCAAGAAGCCGCTGCTGATCATCGCCGAGGATGTCGAGGGCGAGGCGCTCGCGACGCTCGTGGTGAACAAGCTGCGCGGGATTCTCCAGATTGCCGCGGTGAAGGCGCCGGGCTACGGCGACCGCCGCAAGGCGATGCTCGAGGACATTGCGATTCTGACGGGCGCCAAGCCGATCTTCAAGGATCTGGGGATCGAGTTGGATCATGTCGAGATCGCCGACCTTGGACAGGCGAAGAAGATCCGCATCGACAATGACAATACGACGGTCATCGAGGGGGCCGGCCAGAGCGGCGCGATCCAGGGCCGCATCGCCCAGATTCGTCGCGAGATCGAGCAGACCACCAGCGACTATGACCGTGAGAAGCTCCAGGAGCGGCTGGCCAAGCTCGCCGGCGGTGTGGCGCAGATCAACGTCGGCGCCGCGTCCGAGGCGGAGCTGAAGGAGAAGAAGGCCCGCGTCGAAGACGCCCTGCACGCGACCCGCGCGGCCATCGAGGAGGGTGTCGTGCCCGGTGGCGGCGTAGCGCTGCTGCGGGTGCGGACCGCACTGGACAACGTGCGCGTCAAGGGTGACGACGAGAAGGTCGGCGTGCGGATCATCCGCGACGTAATGACGGCCCCGATTCGCCAGATCGCGCGGAATGCCGGTTACGAAGCGGCAGTCGTACAGAAGAAGGTTGAAACGAACAGCAACGCCAACTTCGGCTTCAATGCCCTTACCGGCGAGTACCAGGATCTTATGAAGGCGGGCGTGATTGACCCTGTGAAGGTCGTGCGTTCGTCGCTCGAAAACGGCAGCAGTGTTGCCCGGATCTTGCTTTCCAGTGTCTGCCTGATCGCCGAAGCCCCGAAGAAGAAGGGCAAGGGTGGTCATGGCCACGGTCACGACCATGGCGGTATGGATGACGACGACATGGGCGGCATGGGCGGCATGGGCGGGATGGGTGGCATGGGCGGCATGGGCGGCATGGGAATGATGTAA
- the groES gene encoding co-chaperone GroES — MATATAKKLKIRPLDDRVVVERFEAEERTAGGIVLPDSAREKPQTGRVIATGPGKLLEKSGERGKMSLKVGDTVFYGKYSGTEVEIDGDTYVILRESDVLAVQE, encoded by the coding sequence ATGGCAACGGCAACTGCGAAGAAGCTGAAGATTCGTCCGCTCGATGACCGTGTGGTGGTGGAGCGGTTTGAGGCCGAGGAACGTACCGCCGGCGGGATCGTGCTGCCCGACAGCGCCCGTGAGAAGCCCCAGACGGGGCGGGTGATCGCGACGGGTCCCGGCAAGCTGCTGGAGAAGAGCGGCGAGCGCGGCAAGATGTCATTGAAGGTGGGCGACACGGTGTTCTACGGAAAGTACTCGGGCACCGAGGTCGAGATCGACGGCGACACCTACGTGATCCTGCGCGAGTCGGACGTCCTGGCGGTTCAGGAGTAG
- the groL gene encoding chaperonin GroEL (60 kDa chaperone family; promotes refolding of misfolded polypeptides especially under stressful conditions; forms two stacked rings of heptamers to form a barrel-shaped 14mer; ends can be capped by GroES; misfolded proteins enter the barrel where they are refolded when GroES binds), which translates to MPAKQLMYAELARSEMLAGVRRLARAVKSTLGPVGHNVLLQKSWGAPRITKDGVTVSKEIELSEPFQNMGAKLVNEVASKTSDLAGDGTTTATVLAEAIFAEGLKNVTAGANPMLLKRGIDGAVQVAVEAIRKQAAKVGGKDDIAKVATISANGDRAIGKILSDAFDKVGKDGVVEIEEGKGMETTWEHVEGMQFDKGFVSPYFITNPTALEALLDDPYILIYEKKISSIRDLIPLLEKILNVSKPLLIIAEDVEGEALAALVVNKLRGTLNVAAVKAPGFGDRRKALLGDIATLTGGEFISEDRGLKLENVELSMLGRAKRVTITKDETTIVEGVGKKKDIEARIAQIRAQIEKTTSDYDREKLQERLAKLTGGVAVLSVGGATEIEVKERKDLVDDAFHATKAAAEEGVVPGGGVSFLRAIKPVREAAKKVTGDEAIGYEIIAKALEAPARQIAENAGEDGGVVVDEVLTRGKNFGFDAARGEYVDMIEAGIIDPAKVARVALQNAASVAGLMLTTDVLCTEFKEEKHAQTVGATH; encoded by the coding sequence ATGCCTGCCAAGCAACTGATGTACGCCGAATTGGCCCGCAGCGAGATGCTGGCGGGTGTGCGGCGCCTCGCCCGGGCGGTCAAGTCGACCCTGGGCCCGGTCGGTCACAACGTGCTGCTGCAGAAGTCCTGGGGTGCCCCGCGCATCACCAAGGACGGTGTGACCGTCAGCAAGGAAATCGAGCTGTCGGAGCCGTTCCAGAACATGGGCGCCAAGCTCGTGAACGAGGTGGCTTCCAAGACCAGTGACCTCGCAGGCGATGGAACGACCACCGCCACGGTGCTGGCCGAGGCGATCTTCGCCGAGGGGCTCAAGAATGTAACGGCCGGCGCAAATCCGATGCTGCTGAAACGCGGGATCGACGGTGCCGTGCAGGTCGCGGTGGAAGCCATCCGCAAGCAGGCCGCGAAGGTTGGTGGCAAGGATGATATCGCCAAGGTCGCGACGATCAGCGCGAACGGCGATCGCGCGATCGGCAAGATCCTTTCCGACGCCTTCGACAAGGTCGGCAAGGACGGCGTGGTGGAGATCGAGGAAGGCAAGGGCATGGAGACGACGTGGGAGCACGTCGAAGGCATGCAGTTCGACAAGGGCTTTGTCTCACCCTACTTCATCACCAACCCGACTGCGCTCGAGGCCCTGCTCGACGACCCCTACATCCTGATCTACGAGAAGAAGATCAGCTCCATCCGGGACCTGATCCCACTGCTCGAGAAGATTCTCAACGTCAGCAAGCCGCTGCTGATCATCGCCGAGGATGTGGAGGGCGAAGCCCTCGCAGCCCTGGTCGTGAACAAGCTTCGCGGAACGCTCAACGTGGCCGCGGTGAAGGCCCCCGGCTTCGGCGACCGCCGCAAGGCCCTGCTGGGCGACATTGCGACGCTCACCGGCGGTGAGTTCATCAGTGAGGATCGCGGCCTGAAGCTCGAGAACGTTGAGCTGAGCATGCTCGGTCGCGCCAAGCGCGTCACGATCACCAAGGACGAGACGACGATCGTCGAAGGTGTCGGCAAGAAGAAGGACATCGAGGCCCGCATCGCCCAGATCCGCGCCCAGATCGAAAAGACCACCAGTGATTACGACCGGGAGAAGCTCCAGGAGCGCCTGGCGAAGCTCACCGGCGGTGTCGCGGTGCTGTCGGTCGGCGGAGCGACCGAAATCGAGGTCAAGGAGCGCAAGGACCTCGTCGATGATGCCTTCCACGCGACCAAGGCGGCTGCGGAAGAGGGCGTTGTCCCCGGTGGCGGGGTGTCTTTCCTGCGGGCCATCAAGCCCGTTCGCGAGGCGGCCAAGAAGGTCACGGGCGACGAGGCCATCGGCTACGAAATTATCGCCAAGGCACTCGAAGCCCCCGCTCGCCAGATCGCCGAGAATGCGGGCGAGGACGGCGGCGTCGTGGTCGACGAGGTCCTCACCCGCGGCAAGAACTTCGGCTTCGACGCGGCTCGCGGCGAGTATGTCGACATGATCGAAGCGGGCATCATCGATCCGGCCAAGGTGGCGCGCGTGGCGCTGCAGAATGCGGCCAGCGTCGCCGGCCTGATGCTGACGACCGACGTGCTCTGCACCGAGTTCAAGGAAGAGAAGCACGCGCAGACCGTGGGTGCGACGCACTGA
- the dnaJ gene encoding molecular chaperone DnaJ, which produces MATKRDYYEILGISRTATPDEIKKAYRQAALKYHPDRNREPGAEERFKEAAEAYEVLADETKRERYDRYGHAGLQGVGMHDFQGMAVDDIFSIFSDLFGGGGGGGFGGFGRGTVDRGVDIRTVIEIGLPEVLTGVEKTLRFERADHCERCQGDGCEPGTRRRNCPTCGGYGQVERQTSMGFFTTRTVVECPACRGRGSHPEKPCRTCQGSGRAEREVEIKVKIPAGVHDGQSIRVRGEGEPGRSGQRGDLRCVIRVREHEFFRREEDHLICMLPIGFTQAALGAQIDVPTLTGSAPLRIPPGTQHGAVFQLAGKGLPDLRTSRRGNQIVQVLVEIPQKLSREQEDLLRKFAATEDQSVLPQSKGFFDRVAAYLRREFGEKRE; this is translated from the coding sequence GTGGCGACCAAGCGAGATTACTACGAAATTCTCGGTATCAGTCGCACAGCGACGCCCGACGAGATCAAGAAGGCGTACCGCCAAGCTGCGCTGAAGTACCATCCCGACCGTAATCGCGAGCCCGGTGCGGAGGAGCGCTTCAAGGAAGCCGCCGAGGCGTACGAGGTGCTCGCCGATGAGACCAAGCGTGAGCGCTATGACCGCTACGGCCACGCCGGTCTCCAGGGCGTCGGCATGCACGACTTCCAGGGCATGGCCGTTGATGACATTTTCAGCATTTTCTCCGACCTCTTCGGCGGCGGTGGTGGGGGCGGCTTCGGTGGTTTTGGAAGGGGGACGGTTGACCGTGGTGTGGACATCCGCACGGTCATTGAAATCGGCCTGCCGGAAGTGTTGACCGGTGTTGAGAAGACGCTGCGATTCGAGCGGGCAGATCACTGCGAACGCTGTCAAGGCGACGGCTGCGAACCCGGTACCCGGCGGCGCAACTGCCCCACCTGCGGCGGCTACGGCCAGGTTGAACGCCAGACTTCGATGGGATTCTTCACGACGCGCACCGTGGTGGAGTGCCCCGCCTGCCGGGGGCGCGGCTCGCACCCGGAGAAGCCCTGCCGCACCTGCCAGGGCAGCGGCCGGGCGGAGCGCGAGGTTGAGATCAAGGTCAAGATTCCGGCCGGTGTACACGACGGACAGAGCATCCGCGTCCGGGGAGAGGGTGAGCCGGGGCGGAGCGGCCAGCGCGGTGATCTGCGCTGCGTGATCCGTGTACGCGAACACGAGTTCTTCCGCCGGGAAGAAGACCACCTGATCTGCATGCTGCCGATTGGCTTCACACAAGCGGCGCTCGGTGCCCAGATCGACGTGCCGACGCTGACCGGTTCGGCCCCGCTGCGCATACCACCGGGCACGCAGCACGGGGCGGTGTTCCAGCTCGCCGGCAAAGGCCTGCCGGATCTGCGGACCAGCCGGCGTGGCAACCAGATCGTGCAGGTGTTGGTTGAGATTCCGCAGAAGCTCAGCCGCGAGCAGGAGGACCTCCTGCGGAAATTCGCAGCGACCGAGGATCAGAGCGTGCTGCCGCAGTCCAAGGGATTCTTTGATCGCGTCGCCGCCTACCTGCGGCGCGAGTTTGGTGAGAAGCGCGAATGA
- a CDS encoding nucleotide exchange factor GrpE, which translates to MMTDQDQPKSASTDTEGVLDAEEQSTAPAAQPVVDELTQLRAEVAALRDRNLRLVAEQQNQQKRAQREKQEALRYAEAEFARELLIILDDLERTQEAAQNAVAVAAVADGVRIVHEHFLKVLRQFGIQPIEAAGQPFDPSIHEALLQQPSADHPAGSVLQELARGYTMHERVLRPSRVIVSSGPAAEAGATAPRDAAADKES; encoded by the coding sequence ATGATGACCGATCAAGATCAGCCGAAGAGCGCGAGTACGGATACGGAAGGCGTCCTCGACGCGGAGGAGCAGAGCACCGCGCCCGCTGCCCAGCCCGTGGTGGATGAGCTGACGCAATTGCGCGCGGAAGTGGCCGCGCTGCGCGACCGCAACCTGCGGCTCGTCGCGGAACAGCAGAATCAGCAGAAGCGCGCCCAGCGCGAGAAGCAGGAGGCGTTGCGTTACGCAGAGGCGGAGTTTGCCCGGGAACTGCTGATCATCCTCGACGATCTGGAGCGGACGCAGGAGGCGGCGCAGAACGCCGTCGCCGTGGCCGCGGTAGCCGATGGCGTGCGCATCGTGCACGAGCATTTTCTGAAAGTCCTGCGGCAGTTCGGGATCCAGCCGATTGAAGCTGCCGGGCAGCCGTTCGACCCGTCGATTCATGAGGCCCTGCTGCAACAACCGAGCGCGGACCACCCCGCGGGCAGCGTGCTGCAGGAGCTAGCCCGCGGCTACACCATGCACGAGCGGGTGCTGCGCCCGAGCCGCGTGATTGTCTCGAGCGGACCGGCGGCGGAGGCGGGTGCAACCGCTCCCCGCGACGCGGCCGCTGACAAGGAATCCTGA
- a CDS encoding zinc ribbon domain-containing protein, with protein sequence MPTYEYRCGTCRHEFEQFQSITAKALKKCPACGKGALVRLIGTGAGVLFKGNGFYQTDYRSESYRKAAEAEKPKTDAPAKSETPKSETPAKSEPAPQGSSTAAEASSKPVAEKASRGATKGKGASEQRPAKSA encoded by the coding sequence GTGCCCACCTACGAATACCGTTGCGGCACGTGCCGACACGAGTTCGAACAGTTCCAGTCGATCACGGCCAAGGCGCTGAAAAAGTGCCCCGCCTGCGGAAAGGGTGCGCTCGTCCGGCTGATCGGCACCGGGGCCGGCGTGCTCTTCAAGGGTAACGGCTTCTACCAGACCGATTACCGCAGCGAGTCCTACCGTAAGGCCGCTGAGGCGGAGAAGCCCAAGACCGACGCCCCGGCAAAGTCTGAGACGCCGAAGTCCGAGACGCCGGCGAAGTCCGAACCGGCCCCGCAGGGCAGCTCCACCGCCGCCGAAGCGTCGAGCAAGCCCGTCGCGGAGAAGGCGAGTCGAGGTGCGACGAAGGGCAAGGGTGCGTCCGAGCAGCGGCCGGCGAAAAGCGCCTAG